The Chitinophaga sp. H8 genome contains a region encoding:
- a CDS encoding MutS-related protein translates to MNFNIDQQSLDELNLLGKFRQGSVYHLFNQVKTRGGEKLLDEMFRQPLIHETVINQRTAIFHFFQCLGLKFPFSVQQVGLMREYLDTGAGKGLIATFAGTLAMKLLSLTVRDERYKTNIQGLQATIEVLKSCHNFISTIGVTSDSAFAARIQEIKDLLYTPRLEKLRNTDIYKALSVQTLVHYDLLLKTHHHEDMENMLSFIHEVDVYIAVSSVAATRGFVYAKALTGACNMLSVKELRHPAIENAVGNSLTMNEASNMLFLTGANMAGKSTLMKSLGISLYLAHIGFPVAAASMDFSVREGLYTSINVADNIHLGYSHFYAEVVRVKQAAEAASQGKRLLLMFDELFKGTNVKDAYDGTLSVTEAFAEYRDCLFVVSTHIIEVGEALRGHDNILFRYLPTVMEGGRPRYTYRLEEGITEDRQGMMIIRNEGILEMIHS, encoded by the coding sequence ATGAACTTCAACATTGATCAGCAGTCGTTAGATGAACTGAACCTGTTGGGCAAATTCCGGCAGGGATCTGTTTATCATTTATTCAATCAGGTAAAGACACGCGGGGGAGAAAAATTACTGGACGAAATGTTCCGGCAGCCATTGATACACGAAACTGTCATTAACCAGCGTACTGCTATTTTTCATTTTTTTCAGTGCCTCGGCCTCAAATTTCCTTTCAGCGTGCAGCAGGTAGGTTTGATGCGCGAATACCTGGACACAGGAGCAGGTAAGGGCTTGATAGCTACTTTTGCCGGTACACTAGCCATGAAACTACTCTCATTGACTGTCCGCGATGAGCGTTATAAAACAAATATACAAGGATTGCAGGCAACGATTGAGGTCCTCAAAAGCTGCCATAATTTTATCAGTACAATTGGTGTTACAAGCGACAGCGCTTTTGCAGCACGTATACAGGAAATAAAAGATTTGCTGTATACCCCCCGGCTGGAAAAACTGCGTAACACAGATATCTATAAGGCTTTGTCTGTACAAACGCTTGTGCATTATGATTTGCTGTTGAAGACACATCATCACGAGGACATGGAGAATATGCTGTCATTTATCCATGAAGTGGATGTTTATATAGCAGTGAGCAGTGTAGCTGCAACCAGGGGGTTTGTATATGCCAAAGCACTAACCGGCGCATGTAACATGTTGTCAGTAAAAGAGCTACGTCATCCGGCGATTGAAAACGCTGTAGGCAATTCATTGACGATGAATGAGGCGAGCAACATGTTGTTTCTGACCGGGGCAAACATGGCTGGTAAATCCACGTTGATGAAATCACTGGGGATCAGTTTGTACCTGGCTCATATTGGATTCCCGGTAGCGGCTGCCAGCATGGACTTTTCAGTACGCGAAGGATTATATACCTCCATCAATGTGGCAGATAATATTCACCTTGGCTATAGTCATTTTTACGCGGAAGTGGTGCGTGTAAAGCAGGCAGCTGAAGCAGCCAGCCAGGGCAAGCGTTTGCTGCTGATGTTTGACGAGCTGTTCAAAGGTACCAATGTAAAAGATGCATATGATGGTACGCTGTCAGTTACCGAAGCATTTGCGGAGTACCGGGACTGTCTGTTTGTAGTGTCTACCCATATTATTGAAGTAGGAGAGGCCTTACGGGGGCACGATAATATCCTTTTCAGATATCTCCCCACTGTTATGGAAGGAGGACGGCCACGCTATACTTATAGATTGGAGGAGGGCATTACGGAAGACAGGCAGGGTATGATGATTATCCGCAATGAGGGTATTCTGGAAATGATCCATTCATAA
- a CDS encoding MutS-related protein, with translation MILEIDDQTMDDLRIFSKREAAGIYDLYNNTHTRGGEMRLQAMFRAPLAEQEMINRRSALIKHFAQLGLAFPFEAAMFDMVEKYLTAAQESSDGSRQYLLNEKEVHNGVAALINLIQQVCTFIARREVQDIIPYSDEREAIDQLLLDPSLAPVLLEKHPDKLSYAAETAFDVLLRVRERKRIERLLEYIYQLDVYLSVAKVANKHQFVFPRALEKGSGELKLEGVYHPELKDPVANNLQMQLGHTVVFLTGANMAGKSTFLRSVGTAVYIAHMGFPVAARHMEFSVMDGIFTTINLPDNLGIGASHFYAEVLRVKQVAAALQRGKALFVIFDELFRGTNVKDAHEATVAITKAFSGKENSKFIISSHIVEAAGELGLHAAIGFRYLPTRMNGQTPEYTYTLQEGVTDDRHGMIIIRNEGILDILRNGRKRAHSPIENSQKTGNHELQH, from the coding sequence ATGATCTTGGAAATAGATGATCAGACGATGGATGATTTGCGGATCTTCAGCAAGCGGGAAGCCGCAGGTATTTATGATCTGTATAACAATACGCATACCCGTGGTGGTGAAATGCGGTTGCAGGCAATGTTCCGTGCACCGCTGGCAGAACAGGAGATGATCAACAGGCGTAGTGCCCTTATAAAACACTTTGCGCAGCTTGGGTTGGCTTTCCCTTTTGAGGCCGCCATGTTTGATATGGTGGAAAAATATCTGACAGCAGCCCAGGAATCTTCAGATGGTAGTCGTCAGTACCTTTTGAATGAAAAAGAGGTGCACAATGGAGTAGCCGCATTAATCAACCTGATCCAACAGGTTTGCACATTTATTGCCCGTAGGGAGGTGCAGGACATTATACCTTACAGTGATGAGCGGGAAGCTATTGACCAGCTCCTTTTGGATCCTTCTCTGGCCCCTGTGTTACTGGAAAAGCACCCGGATAAGCTCTCTTATGCTGCGGAAACTGCCTTTGATGTGCTGCTAAGGGTGCGTGAACGAAAAAGAATTGAAAGGCTTTTGGAATATATCTATCAGCTTGATGTGTATCTGTCGGTTGCTAAAGTGGCCAACAAACATCAGTTCGTATTTCCCAGAGCACTTGAAAAAGGTAGTGGGGAGCTAAAGCTCGAAGGGGTATATCATCCGGAATTGAAAGATCCTGTTGCCAATAACCTGCAGATGCAGCTAGGCCATACGGTTGTATTTCTCACGGGCGCTAATATGGCGGGCAAATCCACATTCCTGCGTTCGGTAGGCACAGCAGTATATATTGCGCATATGGGGTTCCCTGTCGCGGCACGGCATATGGAGTTCTCAGTCATGGACGGGATATTTACTACTATCAACCTGCCTGATAATCTGGGTATCGGGGCCAGTCATTTTTATGCTGAAGTGCTGCGTGTTAAACAGGTGGCTGCAGCGCTACAACGGGGGAAAGCCCTCTTTGTGATCTTTGACGAACTGTTCCGGGGTACAAACGTAAAGGATGCGCATGAGGCTACTGTGGCCATTACAAAAGCCTTTTCCGGTAAGGAAAACAGCAAGTTCATTATATCTTCTCACATTGTGGAAGCAGCTGGGGAGCTGGGGCTTCATGCTGCAATTGGTTTTCGTTATCTGCCTACGCGTATGAATGGCCAGACGCCAGAATACACTTATACATTGCAGGAAGGTGTTACCGATGACCGTCATGGCATGATTATCATCCGTAATGAAGGAATACTGGATATACTCCGGAATGGCCGGAAACGGGCCCATTCACCTATTGAAAATAGCCAAAAAACAGGTAATCATGAACTTCAACATTGA